One window from the genome of Salisaeta longa DSM 21114 encodes:
- a CDS encoding hotdog family protein, with the protein MIRNAHFRRLEELYAGTHNNQRVSIAHGRAQLNGALQAASTSDHHELLEDVAMLAAGSLEKERRVTAERFTVDLQAPDHDGPVTATARVVMTQPPHVVVEAALLTTDGAVIATARGVYKPGTETLPDDVELPEEPVDDNERPDPALFMPVFPTPVGMICLN; encoded by the coding sequence ATGATTCGTAATGCACATTTTCGCCGACTCGAAGAATTGTACGCCGGCACCCACAACAACCAGCGCGTATCGATCGCGCACGGCCGCGCCCAGCTCAACGGCGCGCTGCAAGCTGCGTCTACCAGCGACCACCACGAGCTGCTAGAGGACGTGGCCATGCTCGCGGCCGGCTCGCTGGAGAAGGAACGCCGCGTCACCGCCGAGCGCTTTACCGTCGATCTGCAAGCACCGGATCACGACGGTCCGGTGACGGCCACGGCCCGCGTGGTGATGACGCAGCCGCCGCATGTGGTGGTAGAGGCTGCGCTCCTAACGACCGACGGCGCCGTCATTGCTACGGCGCGCGGCGTCTACAAACCCGGCACAGAAACGCTGCCGGACGACGTGGAGCTTCCCGAGGAGCCGGTCGATGACAACGAGCGCCCCGATCCGGCCCTCTTCATGCCCGTCTTTCCCACGCCGGTGGGCATGATCTGCCTGAACTAG
- a CDS encoding NAD(P) transhydrogenase subunit alpha, with the protein MLANIIHFVLSAFLGSEILSKVPQTLHTPLMSGANAISGISIVGALVAAGMTESPWAQWLGFAALVMATINVVGGFLVTDRMLEMFVKKKKAPPAA; encoded by the coding sequence ATGCTTGCCAACATCATTCACTTTGTGCTCTCGGCCTTCTTGGGCTCCGAGATCCTGAGCAAAGTCCCGCAAACGCTGCATACCCCGCTCATGTCGGGCGCCAACGCCATCAGCGGCATCTCCATCGTGGGCGCGCTCGTGGCCGCCGGCATGACCGAAAGTCCGTGGGCGCAATGGCTGGGCTTTGCCGCGCTCGTCATGGCCACCATCAACGTGGTGGGGGGCTTCCTCGTCACCGACCGCATGCTGGAGATGTTCGTCAAGAAGAAGAAAGCGCCCCCCGCTGCATAG
- a CDS encoding alpha/beta fold hydrolase, whose protein sequence is MDLFYKQYGKHNPPLIILHGLLGASGNWHTLSRNVFKEKATVYAVDQRNHGRSPHHETLTYEAMADDIRDFIHRHALGTVTLLGHSMGGKTAMQTALSYPGLVDRLIVADMAPKAYPPHHTELLEALAAIDPSAYDSRSAIDEALAEDVPSFPIRQFLLKNLAYEDGTYRWQMNLGAIRANYEAINAAITSGRTFDKPTLFVRGGRSDYVADADLPAIRGLFPHARLETIADAGHWVHADAPDAFARLVMDFLAD, encoded by the coding sequence ATGGATCTTTTCTACAAGCAGTACGGCAAGCACAACCCGCCCCTTATCATCTTGCACGGCCTGCTGGGCGCCAGCGGCAACTGGCATACGCTAAGCCGCAACGTATTCAAAGAAAAGGCGACCGTGTACGCGGTCGATCAGCGCAACCACGGCCGCTCGCCTCACCACGAGACGTTGACGTATGAGGCCATGGCCGATGACATCCGCGACTTTATCCACCGCCATGCGCTGGGCACCGTCACGCTGCTAGGGCACTCGATGGGCGGCAAAACGGCCATGCAGACGGCGCTCTCGTACCCGGGGCTCGTGGATCGGCTGATTGTGGCCGACATGGCGCCGAAGGCGTACCCGCCCCATCACACCGAGCTGCTTGAAGCGCTCGCGGCCATCGATCCGTCGGCCTACGACAGCCGAAGCGCCATCGACGAGGCGCTGGCCGAAGATGTGCCATCGTTTCCGATCCGGCAGTTCTTGCTGAAAAACCTGGCGTACGAAGACGGGACGTACCGGTGGCAGATGAACCTGGGGGCCATTCGGGCCAATTACGAAGCCATCAATGCGGCGATAACGAGCGGGCGGACGTTCGACAAGCCCACGCTGTTTGTGCGCGGCGGGCGCTCGGACTACGTGGCCGATGCGGATCTGCCGGCCATCCGCGGCTTGTTTCCGCACGCGCGCCTCGAAACTATCGCGGACGCCGGGCACTGGGTGCATGCCGATGCGCCGGACGCGTTTGCGCGCCTCGTGATGGACTTTCTGGCGGATTGA
- a CDS encoding acyloxyacyl hydrolase: MPVRLRSLRFCANFFRPVWLLLVVLLFTGRAAYAQPAAPQQVGVWGGASVASGGLIAPSTTSRLSLGAVRYQRRLLPAFTSAALLYTLDALPWVVLHIPGRNFTTPRTPPGRVPPARRVRGVGLVPAGLQLNLRPRRAVQPFISGSVGFVYFFEVVPDTKGLQMNFSADLGAGVAWHPTRPWTLQLGYRYHHLSNGFRGVINPGFDVHFLYAGVLVAL; encoded by the coding sequence TTGCCCGTACGCTTGCGTTCGCTTCGGTTCTGTGCCAACTTCTTTCGGCCCGTGTGGCTCCTCCTTGTCGTTCTGCTATTCACCGGACGTGCGGCCTACGCGCAGCCCGCTGCGCCTCAGCAGGTGGGCGTGTGGGGCGGGGCCTCGGTGGCTTCCGGGGGCCTCATTGCGCCGTCTACCACCTCGCGCCTTTCGCTCGGCGCCGTGCGGTATCAGCGCCGCCTGCTGCCTGCGTTCACCTCGGCGGCCCTCTTGTACACGCTCGATGCGCTGCCGTGGGTGGTGCTGCATATTCCCGGACGCAACTTTACGACGCCCCGCACGCCGCCCGGCCGCGTGCCCCCGGCGCGCCGCGTACGGGGGGTGGGCCTCGTGCCGGCCGGGCTCCAGCTCAATCTTCGCCCGCGCCGGGCCGTGCAACCTTTCATTAGCGGCAGCGTGGGCTTTGTCTACTTCTTTGAGGTGGTGCCCGATACCAAGGGCCTGCAGATGAACTTTTCGGCCGACCTGGGCGCCGGTGTTGCGTGGCACCCCACGCGGCCATGGACCCTGCAGCTTGGCTATCGTTACCACCACCTATCCAACGGTTTTCGCGGAGTTATCAATCCCGGGTTTGATGTCCACTTTCTCTACGCTGGCGTCCTCGTGGCGCTGTAG
- a CDS encoding FKBP-type peptidyl-prolyl cis-trans isomerase, which yields MAQAKKGDEVLVHYTGRLEDGNVFDESQDEPLRFTIGEQRVIPGFEEAVTGMEPGDSKTTEIPPKEAYGEHREDMVMELEREQLPDDLEPEVGAQLTLRLEDGRQVPVFIAALGEESVTIDANHPLAGRTLTFDLELVDIASNGESSDGESNIITP from the coding sequence GTGGCACAAGCGAAGAAAGGAGACGAAGTCTTGGTGCACTACACCGGACGGCTCGAAGACGGCAACGTGTTCGACGAGTCGCAAGACGAGCCCCTGCGCTTTACGATAGGCGAGCAACGGGTTATTCCGGGCTTTGAAGAGGCCGTGACCGGCATGGAACCCGGTGATTCGAAGACGACAGAAATCCCGCCGAAGGAGGCCTACGGGGAGCACCGCGAGGACATGGTGATGGAGCTGGAGCGCGAGCAGCTGCCCGACGACCTGGAGCCCGAGGTTGGCGCGCAGCTTACGCTGCGCCTTGAAGACGGCCGTCAGGTGCCGGTGTTTATCGCGGCCCTCGGCGAAGAGTCCGTTACCATCGACGCGAACCATCCGCTCGCCGGACGCACCCTCACCTTCGATCTGGAGCTGGTTGACATTGCTTCCAACGGTGAAAGCAGCGATGGCGAATCGAACATCATCACGCCGTGA
- the serC gene encoding 3-phosphoserine/phosphohydroxythreonine transaminase, which produces MPTMESTPVDKSQRLYNFSAGPAALPEDVLLEAREELPVYDHVGASVMEISHRSAAYDEIEAGARAHIRALLDLDDDWHILFLQGGASMQFYQVPLNFLPEDGVADYVITGRWGTKAIKEAKRVGTAHVAASSEDDNFSHIPAQETWDLHPDAAYVHITTNETVNGNQYGFDPQLDVPVVTDASSEFLSRPMNLDSYGLIYAGAQKNIGPAGVTIVLVHDDFLQRRKQPLPTMLDYGTHAERRFNTPPVFPIYMVEKVGRWLLDQGGLDAIAALNERKAQKLYDRLDRNDFYRGTVDEGARSRMNVTFRLHDADLEPVFIKEASAEGLMSLKGHRSVGGMRASIYNAMPEDGVDALVAFMDEFERTHG; this is translated from the coding sequence ATGCCTACGATGGAATCTACGCCGGTTGACAAAAGCCAGCGCCTCTACAACTTTTCCGCCGGTCCGGCAGCGCTTCCAGAAGACGTGCTCCTTGAGGCCCGCGAAGAGCTTCCCGTGTACGACCACGTGGGCGCGTCGGTTATGGAAATCAGCCACCGCTCGGCGGCCTACGACGAAATTGAGGCCGGCGCCCGCGCCCACATCCGGGCCTTGCTCGACCTCGACGACGACTGGCACATCCTCTTCCTGCAGGGCGGCGCGTCGATGCAGTTCTACCAGGTGCCGCTCAACTTCTTGCCCGAAGACGGCGTGGCCGACTACGTCATCACCGGGCGCTGGGGCACGAAGGCCATTAAAGAGGCGAAGCGCGTGGGCACCGCGCATGTGGCCGCCTCCAGCGAGGACGATAACTTTAGCCACATCCCGGCTCAGGAGACGTGGGACCTGCACCCCGACGCGGCCTACGTGCACATCACCACCAACGAAACGGTAAACGGCAACCAGTACGGCTTCGACCCGCAGCTCGACGTGCCCGTCGTCACCGACGCCTCCAGCGAGTTCCTGAGCCGCCCGATGAACCTCGACAGCTACGGCCTCATCTACGCCGGTGCGCAGAAAAACATCGGCCCGGCCGGCGTCACCATCGTGCTCGTCCACGACGACTTTTTGCAGCGGCGCAAGCAGCCCCTGCCCACCATGCTCGACTACGGCACCCACGCCGAACGCCGCTTCAACACGCCGCCGGTGTTTCCCATCTACATGGTGGAGAAGGTGGGCCGCTGGCTGCTCGACCAGGGCGGACTCGACGCCATTGCCGCGCTGAACGAGCGGAAGGCGCAAAAGCTGTACGACCGCCTCGACCGCAACGACTTTTACCGCGGCACGGTCGACGAAGGTGCCCGCTCGCGCATGAACGTCACCTTCCGCCTGCACGATGCCGACCTCGAACCGGTCTTCATCAAAGAAGCGTCCGCTGAAGGGCTCATGAGCCTGAAGGGCCATCGCAGCGTAGGCGGCATGCGCGCGTCCATTTACAACGCCATGCCCGAGGACGGCGTGGATGCCCTGGTGGCATTCATGGATGAATTTGAGCGCACCCACGGCTGA
- a CDS encoding Brp/Blh family beta-carotene 15,15'-dioxygenase has translation MSADESISLRATPVYAGVLACTLAVTLWALWQPFVLNGLTLALLGAALVLTGIPHGAVDHLVAARLFDTGGSWKGHVAFYGTYAALMAAYGAVWYVAPVAALALFFLLTMYHFGQADLAYWRAPRGLDVALYLSRGALLVGLPVAAHPALVDPIFAALAGLHPAQWALCTTYQTTTLVVLVAQHVVVLGFAAALNAPAGGWREGLNTAVLTALFVVVHPLVAFAVYFGLWHSLGHILELLRFFRTRQGPTTLRGFYQKAALYTLLSFVGLGVLYAVTQSFGLQHRMIALLFILISVLTLPHMLVVEGLYRTDPPPA, from the coding sequence ATGTCTGCTGATGAATCGATTTCGCTGCGTGCTACACCGGTGTATGCGGGGGTGCTTGCGTGTACGTTAGCTGTTACGCTGTGGGCGCTGTGGCAGCCGTTTGTGCTGAATGGCTTGACGCTCGCGCTGCTTGGGGCCGCGCTGGTGCTTACCGGCATTCCGCACGGGGCGGTCGATCACTTGGTGGCCGCTCGCCTGTTTGATACGGGTGGTTCGTGGAAGGGCCACGTGGCGTTTTATGGCACCTACGCGGCGCTGATGGCGGCGTACGGGGCGGTGTGGTATGTGGCGCCGGTGGCTGCGCTGGCGCTGTTCTTTCTGCTCACCATGTACCACTTTGGGCAGGCCGACCTGGCGTACTGGCGGGCGCCGCGGGGCCTCGACGTGGCACTGTACCTGTCGCGCGGGGCGCTCTTGGTGGGCCTGCCGGTGGCCGCGCATCCGGCGCTCGTCGATCCGATCTTCGCGGCCCTCGCGGGGCTGCACCCGGCCCAGTGGGCGCTCTGCACCACGTACCAGACGACCACGCTCGTGGTACTCGTGGCGCAGCACGTTGTGGTGTTGGGCTTCGCGGCAGCGCTGAACGCGCCCGCCGGCGGGTGGCGCGAAGGCCTCAATACGGCGGTGCTCACGGCGCTATTTGTGGTGGTGCACCCGCTGGTCGCGTTTGCCGTCTACTTTGGACTCTGGCACTCGCTGGGGCACATCCTGGAGCTGCTACGTTTCTTTCGAACGCGCCAAGGGCCCACGACGCTCCGCGGCTTTTACCAGAAGGCGGCTTTGTACACGCTGCTGTCATTTGTTGGCCTTGGCGTGCTCTACGCCGTCACCCAGTCGTTTGGCCTGCAGCACCGGATGATTGCGCTGCTGTTCATCCTGATTAGCGTGCTTACGCTGCCGCACATGCTTGTGGTGGAGGGCTTGTACCGCACCGACCCGCCGCCCGCGTAA
- a CDS encoding S9 family peptidase produces the protein MSTFSTLASSWRCSLVLILLCGSLAAARAQPQPTPVQATDLLKIRSIEAVQLSPDGRYAAYVQKRIVETPAADAPYAYRHQLYVVPTSGRDAPRLLTRTASATQPDWHPDGDLIAFVRPVDGTPQIFVMSTTGGAPYQLTSLPHGATRPRWSPNGQQLLFASTRPAPAVARALRQVPSFSERPGRSPRDTLWAPPADTVLVLRDAATLAPRDTLNLPLRPDTSARIYSQTLAPRLDTLRAVPPDSLQSVLDSLRLVPDTLAIKPPRPPATPDGTLPQVRRWLAQRQARHNPKVITRLDFQGEHALRPDASFRHLYTVRLPNDLLQETPPRPQPRLLTPYFRSFYDAAWLPTGRQLVVSAPPATSRHPDRVRARSLYFVDVQARTVRRLLHLEHYALSAPRVTADGTQLAFVARDLRDAGYAQNELGLFALDGRSKPQLITRAFDRSLSAPKWSPAGWYLYATAPSEGGVPLYRFAPFAQDSTRAPYQPPTLAVSRDSFVVDSTLIHDVAPEQLVPPTQGVRAFDATDATVVYARTTPRNPYALYVNTVSFTGEELLANPNAWIAQRQLASMRPFTVQSDSFTIDAWLMRPPGPVPPQGAPLLVEMHGGPMAMWGPGEATMWHEFQYLAGRGYAIVFANPRGSGGYGRAFKAANFQNWGPGPMQDVLAAVDAVVDSAGIDASRQVLTGGSYAGYLTAWMVSQTDRFDAAVAQRGVYDLSTFFGEGNAWRLVPWHFGGYPWNGAVPAPAGRTDSTFTATADSAYRAVIEHPPVDSLRSPPRAALLRNSPQTYAPSIHTPLLIMHADDDLRTGVVQSEMLYKSLKVLGRPVEYVRYPNAGHDLSRTGAPAQRIDRLLRIYEFLARYAPPRAAP, from the coding sequence ATGTCCACTTTCTCTACGCTGGCGTCCTCGTGGCGCTGTAGCCTCGTTCTCATCCTGCTGTGCGGATCGCTAGCGGCGGCCCGCGCCCAACCGCAGCCCACCCCCGTACAAGCCACCGACTTGCTCAAGATCCGCTCCATCGAAGCGGTGCAGCTTTCGCCCGATGGCCGCTACGCTGCATACGTGCAGAAGCGCATTGTGGAGACGCCCGCGGCCGACGCGCCCTACGCGTATCGCCACCAGCTGTACGTAGTGCCCACCAGCGGCCGCGACGCACCGCGCCTGCTTACCCGCACGGCGAGCGCTACGCAGCCCGATTGGCATCCCGACGGCGACCTGATCGCTTTTGTGCGCCCCGTGGATGGTACGCCCCAAATCTTTGTGATGAGCACCACCGGCGGCGCGCCCTACCAGCTCACCAGCCTTCCGCACGGCGCCACCCGTCCGCGGTGGAGCCCAAACGGCCAACAGCTGCTGTTTGCCTCCACCCGCCCGGCGCCCGCGGTGGCCCGTGCGCTCCGCCAGGTGCCGTCCTTCAGCGAGCGCCCCGGCCGCTCGCCGCGCGACACGCTCTGGGCCCCACCCGCCGACACGGTGCTGGTGCTGCGCGACGCCGCCACGCTCGCCCCGCGCGACACGCTCAACCTCCCGCTACGGCCCGACACCAGCGCGCGCATCTACTCGCAGACGCTCGCGCCGCGCCTCGACACGCTGCGCGCCGTCCCGCCGGACAGCCTGCAGTCCGTCCTCGATTCGCTGCGCCTCGTGCCCGATACCCTCGCCATCAAACCCCCGCGGCCGCCGGCCACGCCCGATGGTACGCTCCCGCAGGTGCGCCGCTGGCTTGCCCAGCGCCAGGCCCGCCACAACCCAAAGGTCATCACGCGGCTCGACTTTCAGGGCGAGCATGCGCTCCGGCCCGATGCATCGTTTCGTCACCTCTACACGGTGCGCCTTCCCAATGACCTGCTGCAGGAGACGCCGCCGCGCCCGCAACCGCGCCTCCTCACGCCCTACTTCCGCAGCTTTTACGATGCCGCGTGGCTCCCCACCGGACGCCAACTTGTGGTGAGCGCGCCGCCGGCCACCAGCCGCCACCCCGACCGCGTGCGTGCCCGGAGCCTCTACTTTGTCGATGTGCAGGCGCGCACCGTGCGGCGCCTGCTGCATCTGGAGCACTACGCCCTCAGCGCTCCCCGCGTTACGGCCGATGGCACCCAGCTCGCCTTTGTGGCGCGCGACCTACGCGACGCCGGCTATGCCCAAAACGAACTGGGCCTGTTTGCCTTGGATGGGCGGAGCAAGCCGCAGCTCATCACCCGCGCCTTCGACCGCTCCCTGAGCGCTCCGAAGTGGTCGCCCGCCGGATGGTACCTGTACGCCACCGCTCCTTCCGAGGGCGGCGTTCCCCTGTACCGCTTTGCGCCGTTTGCCCAAGACTCGACGCGCGCGCCCTATCAACCGCCGACGCTGGCCGTGTCGCGCGACTCGTTTGTGGTCGACAGCACGCTCATCCACGACGTGGCGCCCGAGCAGCTCGTACCCCCCACGCAGGGCGTGCGCGCCTTCGACGCGACCGACGCGACCGTCGTGTACGCCCGCACCACGCCGCGCAATCCGTACGCCCTGTACGTAAACACCGTCAGCTTTACCGGCGAGGAGCTCCTGGCCAACCCCAATGCGTGGATCGCCCAGCGGCAGCTGGCTTCCATGCGGCCGTTTACCGTGCAAAGCGACAGTTTTACCATCGACGCCTGGCTGATGCGCCCGCCCGGCCCGGTGCCCCCTCAGGGCGCTCCGTTGCTGGTTGAAATGCACGGCGGGCCCATGGCCATGTGGGGCCCCGGCGAAGCTACGATGTGGCATGAGTTTCAGTACCTCGCGGGCCGCGGCTACGCCATCGTGTTTGCCAACCCGCGGGGCTCTGGCGGCTACGGACGCGCCTTTAAGGCGGCCAACTTCCAGAACTGGGGCCCCGGCCCCATGCAGGACGTCTTGGCGGCGGTCGATGCCGTCGTCGACTCGGCGGGCATCGACGCCTCGCGCCAGGTGCTCACCGGCGGCTCCTACGCGGGCTACCTAACCGCCTGGATGGTGAGCCAAACGGATCGGTTTGACGCGGCCGTCGCGCAGCGTGGCGTGTACGACCTCTCCACCTTCTTTGGGGAAGGCAATGCGTGGCGCCTGGTGCCTTGGCACTTTGGCGGCTATCCGTGGAACGGCGCCGTGCCGGCCCCGGCCGGCCGCACCGACTCGACCTTCACCGCCACGGCCGACTCGGCCTACCGCGCCGTCATTGAGCATCCGCCGGTAGATTCGCTCCGCTCCCCCCCGCGGGCCGCGCTCCTTCGCAACAGCCCGCAAACCTACGCACCGTCCATCCACACGCCGCTCCTCATCATGCACGCCGACGACGACCTGCGCACCGGCGTCGTGCAGAGCGAGATGCTCTACAAAAGCCTGAAGGTGCTGGGCCGCCCCGTCGAGTACGTCCGCTACCCCAACGCGGGCCACGACCTCTCGCGTACCGGCGCCCCCGCGCAGCGCATCGACCGCCTGTTGCGCATCTACGAGTTTCTGGCACGCTACGCGCCGCCACGGGCCGCCCCGTAG
- a CDS encoding NAD(P)(+) transhydrogenase (Re/Si-specific) subunit beta codes for MERALIDLAYVAAAILFILGLKRMQSPVTARVGNALAASGMLVAVVATLFLQEILSWPMIVSGLALGGAVGGWLSQRVEMTDMPELVAVFNGFGGGASALVAGAEVARYAQQASVLNAATVAGSDAFVIGLSILIGTVTFSGSFVAYGKLSGRLSGQPLTFPGMRGFTIGMLLVAGAALVQMTRGAGGLLVEGTGLAYPALALCLAALALGVLLVVPIGGADMPVVVSLLNSYSGLAATATGFVLNNTALIVSGTLVGAAGMILTVIMCDAMNRSLANVMLGGFGGDGDAPGAIDVPEGKTVQETSPDDTAILTSYAEQVIIVPGYGLAVAQAQHAVRELADLLQEQGITVKYAIHPVAGRMPGHMNVLLAEANVPYEQLYEMDEINPEFSTTDVALVIGANDVVNPAARTDEGSPIYGMPILNVDEAETVVVFKRSLSPGYSGVQNDLFFADNTKMLFGDAKETVSALVDEVKALQAA; via the coding sequence ATGGAACGCGCCCTCATCGACCTGGCCTACGTTGCCGCGGCCATTCTTTTCATTTTGGGACTCAAGCGCATGCAATCGCCGGTTACGGCCCGCGTGGGAAACGCCTTGGCCGCGTCGGGCATGCTGGTAGCCGTTGTCGCGACGCTCTTTCTGCAAGAGATCCTGTCGTGGCCCATGATTGTGAGCGGGCTAGCGCTGGGGGGCGCCGTTGGAGGGTGGCTCTCGCAGCGCGTGGAAATGACCGATATGCCCGAGCTGGTGGCGGTCTTTAACGGCTTTGGGGGCGGCGCCTCGGCGCTGGTGGCTGGGGCCGAGGTGGCCCGGTACGCGCAGCAAGCTTCCGTGCTGAACGCCGCAACGGTGGCCGGCAGCGACGCCTTCGTCATTGGCCTCAGCATCCTCATTGGCACCGTCACGTTCTCGGGCAGCTTCGTGGCGTATGGCAAGCTCAGCGGGCGCCTGTCGGGGCAGCCGCTCACCTTTCCGGGCATGCGCGGCTTCACCATCGGCATGTTGCTTGTGGCGGGCGCGGCCCTCGTGCAGATGACGCGCGGCGCGGGAGGGCTGCTCGTGGAGGGCACCGGCCTGGCCTACCCGGCGCTCGCGCTCTGTCTGGCGGCCCTCGCGCTGGGCGTGCTCCTCGTGGTGCCCATCGGCGGGGCCGACATGCCCGTCGTCGTGTCGCTGCTCAACTCCTACTCGGGCCTCGCGGCCACGGCCACCGGCTTCGTGCTCAACAACACCGCCCTCATCGTGAGCGGAACGCTGGTGGGCGCTGCAGGCATGATCCTCACCGTCATCATGTGCGACGCCATGAACCGCTCGCTGGCCAACGTCATGCTTGGCGGGTTTGGCGGCGACGGCGACGCCCCTGGCGCGATTGACGTCCCCGAAGGCAAAACCGTTCAGGAGACCTCGCCCGACGACACCGCCATCCTTACCAGCTACGCCGAGCAGGTGATCATCGTGCCGGGTTACGGGCTGGCTGTGGCGCAGGCGCAGCACGCCGTGCGCGAGCTGGCCGACCTGTTGCAAGAACAGGGCATCACGGTGAAGTACGCCATCCATCCCGTGGCGGGCCGCATGCCCGGCCACATGAACGTGCTGCTGGCCGAGGCCAATGTGCCGTACGAACAGCTATACGAGATGGACGAGATCAACCCGGAGTTTTCCACGACGGATGTGGCGCTCGTCATTGGGGCCAATGACGTGGTGAACCCTGCCGCGCGCACCGACGAAGGGAGTCCCATTTACGGCATGCCGATCCTAAATGTAGACGAAGCCGAGACGGTGGTCGTCTTCAAGCGCAGCCTCAGCCCCGGCTACTCGGGCGTACAAAACGATCTGTTCTTTGCCGACAACACGAAGATGCTGTTCGGCGACGCGAAGGAGACCGTAAGCGCCCTCGTCGACGAGGTGAAGGCCCTGCAGGCTGCGTAG
- a CDS encoding NAD(P) transhydrogenase subunit alpha: MATTLGVPRETADGETRVALTPTVAERLMAQHGVQVVVEEGAGAAAFHDDAAYTEAGATVTDRAGVLDADVLATVAPTDALLDALRPAHTLVGFLAPLEHPQRAQRLADAGVTSLAMELVPRISRAQKMDALSAMSSLGGYRAALIAAHALPKFFPLLTTAAGTIRPARVLVLGAGVAGLQAIATAKRLGAKVFGYDIRDATREEVESLGATFVELSLDTEGSQDEGGYARALEKAKQERQPELLKPHVAEADVVITTALIPGRPAPVLINEAAVDAMEPGSVIVDLAAPNGGNCVHTEANTTRTVHDVHIFGPTNLPADMPVHASQLYSKTVAALIEEFLDDDGAFVPAPDDDVFAGACLTHDGAVQNDRVRDLLNQSSEA; the protein is encoded by the coding sequence ATGGCAACCACCCTTGGCGTGCCCCGCGAAACCGCAGACGGCGAAACGCGCGTCGCCCTCACGCCCACCGTGGCGGAGCGGCTCATGGCGCAGCATGGCGTGCAGGTGGTGGTGGAAGAAGGGGCAGGGGCTGCGGCCTTTCATGACGACGCGGCCTACACCGAGGCCGGGGCGACCGTCACCGATCGTGCGGGCGTGCTGGACGCCGATGTGCTGGCTACCGTAGCGCCCACCGACGCCCTGCTCGATGCGCTGCGGCCCGCGCACACCCTGGTCGGATTTCTCGCGCCCCTCGAACACCCGCAGCGCGCGCAGCGCCTGGCCGATGCCGGCGTTACGAGCCTGGCCATGGAGCTCGTGCCGCGCATCTCGCGGGCGCAGAAGATGGATGCGCTCTCGGCCATGAGCTCCTTGGGCGGCTACCGCGCCGCACTGATCGCGGCCCACGCGTTGCCCAAGTTCTTTCCGCTTCTCACCACCGCCGCGGGCACCATCCGACCGGCCCGCGTGCTCGTGTTGGGCGCTGGCGTCGCCGGCCTGCAGGCCATTGCCACCGCCAAGCGGCTGGGCGCCAAGGTGTTTGGCTACGACATTCGCGACGCCACGCGCGAGGAGGTGGAAAGCCTGGGCGCAACGTTCGTCGAGCTTTCGCTCGACACCGAGGGATCGCAAGACGAAGGCGGCTACGCAAGGGCCCTCGAAAAGGCCAAGCAAGAGCGCCAGCCCGAGCTCCTCAAGCCGCACGTGGCCGAGGCCGACGTCGTCATTACCACCGCGCTCATCCCCGGCCGCCCGGCGCCCGTCCTCATCAACGAGGCGGCGGTGGACGCCATGGAGCCCGGCAGCGTCATCGTAGACCTCGCCGCGCCGAACGGCGGCAACTGCGTGCACACCGAAGCCAACACCACCCGCACCGTTCACGACGTGCACATCTTCGGCCCCACCAACCTGCCGGCCGACATGCCGGTGCACGCCAGTCAGCTGTACAGCAAGACGGTGGCGGCCCTCATCGAAGAATTTCTGGACGACGACGGGGCGTTTGTGCCGGCCCCCGACGACGATGTGTTTGCCGGAGCCTGCCTGACCCACGACGGCGCCGTGCAGAACGACCGCGTGCGCGATCTGCTGAATCAATCATCTGAGGCGTAA